CAAGCAGTGGAGTGAGCTCTGCCGGGGCGCGAGTTTCGAGGATCGCCTGCCGGCCATGGGCCCGCACAAGCCGGCGGAGACGCTGGGTGTCCACGTGCTCCAGTATCGGGATAGCTTGGGCAGGCGATTCTGGGCCGCGTGGGAGCAACCGGGCTGGACATCCGGTCCGAGGGTCCTCAAGGTGCCGGCACGGGCGGATACGGCTACGGTCTGCGGCATAGATACCAACGGGTCTCCGTCGGGTTGGGTCGAGACGGCGGCGAAAGACGGCTGGTTTGTCAGGCAATTCGATACCTTCCCGGTCATCATCAGGGAGGGCCAGAGCTTCAGCCGGCCTGACCTGGCCGTGGACAGCTTCCGGGTGGCGCCCGTGCGGCCGCAAGTGGGGGAGGAGATGGGCTTCTCGGTGTACGTCACCAACCACGGCAATCGCGCCACTCCCGACACTGTCTGGTACAGGGTGCTGTGCGACACCACACTGGTTGACAGTTTTGCCGGTTCGAGCATTGACGCCGGGTCGAGCGGTCACGTGCAGGTGACCGGCTATCTCATCCCGAGCTGGATGGCCGGACCGCACCTGTTCCGACTGGAGGCGAATCCGGGCCAGAAGTTCGTGGAAGGTGCAGGTCTCGACGACAACGACGGCTACAGCCGAAACATGGTCGTGCAGTCCGTAGACGAACTCGGCCCGCCGAAGCTCCTGACCCTAGGTCAGCCGTTTCCGAACCCGGCAAGGACCAGGCTCACCATTAGCTACGCCCTGCCCCGACCGACCCGGGTCTGCGTCAAACTCCACGACATAGCGGGCAAACTGGTGAGCACGCTAGCCAGCGGAGACAAGCAGCCCGGCTACTACAATCTCGCCTGGAACCGGCAGGACAGCAGAGGTCGAAAGGTCCCTGGCGGCGTCTACTTCTGCACCCTCAGCGCGGAGAACCATCTCTTCAACCGGAGGGTCGTTCTGACCGACTAGTCCCGTTTCGGGACACGGCCTACCAGTATCATTTGCGACGGGAAGCTCTGCCATACAACATCTGGTCAATGTTGACAGGCGGCATGGGTATTGGGAGAGTATCCAGGCCTACATGAAGTACCTGGTGTGCGTTCTCCTTTGTGCGGCGGCGGCCTTTGGGTCGCCGGATGTACTCGCTCGCGTGAGAGACGGCGAGACGAAACTGCCGTTGGTCGGGGCGACCGTCATGAGCGAGGGGAGCGACATCATGGCCGTGACCGATTCCTCGGGGCAGTGCCTGGTCGTTGCTGCGCCGAGGAGGGGCGGAGCGCTGGTGGCGTCGCGACAGGGGTATCTGGACCAAGCGCTGACCGGCGCGTGGCTGGCGAAGCCGGGGCAGGACACGGTCGTGATTGACTTCCTGCTCTGTCCCAAGCGACCGGTGGAGGTCGGGCGTGTGGCCGCAAGCGCCGACAGCAGTGTCGCCACCACGAGCGCGGGCGCTGCGGCCGAAAGCCCGGCAGCAGCGGAATCAAAGCGGTCGGACGGCGGGTTTGGAGGTGCTGGTTCCGCGGCCGGGCAACTCGCGACTGAGGCGAGGCGCACGGAAGGAGTCGAGGAGAGCCGGTCGCCGGCCGGCACGGCCAGCGTCGAAGGTACTGTGTCGGATGCCGAGACCGGTCTGCCCGTGCCGGCAGCGAGGATTGCCGTGGAGGGAACCGAGATGGAGGCGGTGTCCGATTCTGAAGGGCGCTATGTCTTGGAGTACGTTTCGGCCGGCAGGCACAAGCTGCTGGTGACCTGCTCCGGGTACGCGAACGCCTACACGGTGCTCAGGTTCGTCAAGGACTGGGTCGTGACCGCGAACCTGTACCTGCGGAAGACGGCGTCGAAGCCGACTTCCGCCAAGTAGCTTCCCGCTGCCTAGGCGCCGTAGGCGCCCATGTACAGCAGCATCACTGAGACGAGCATTACCCCGAACGCGGCGACAACCAACGCGAGGATGACCAGAGTGTAGCAGCCGACGAGATTGCCGGTTACCAGCTTGTTCTTGCGTTTGGCCAGTTCGCTGACTCCGATAACGAGGAGAGCTGCGGCGGCAAGGAAGAACGCAGCGCCGGCAATCATCCTGCTGGCCTGCCCCGGCATGAAGGCGAACAGAAACCGGATGCAGTTGACCACCGCGACTGTGAAGGCGACTGCGAGGACCACAACCAAAGCCCATCTCCATCGGTCGGGTTGTGCGGCTGCGGCCTTTGCCTCAGGACCTTGGCCGTTGCATAGCAGAATCAACCGGTCGCGAAGCCGGTGCAGTTCCTCGTCCCGTTCGCGCAGGAGCAGGCGTCCCTCGGGTGTGTCTTGTCCGTTCCGCATCCGCTGTTCCAGCTCTTCGTGGGCGGTGAGCGCTTGCTCGTACTGGGTTCTCAGACCCTTGATCTCGGCGATGCGCGCTGGGGTCCCGACTTCGGTCGCCTCGACCTCTTCCGCGTTCCAGCCGTCGTCGGTTCTCACGGCGAACCGGTAGAAGCGACCTTCACCGGTAACGAACATGGTTCCGGGCTGGATCCAGGTGCCGGGAATCCAGGACCAGGGCTCGGGACCTGCGTAGGGGAAATGTGACAGCGGGCGCGACGTCGCTGCCGGGCGGGGAGGAGGAGTTCCCATGCGGTTCAGGATAGACCGGAGGACGGGAATGTCAACCGAAGTCAGAAGTCAGATACCAGAAGTCAGAATGCAGAAGTGACCAGCATCGAAACGAGAACGACGCACGTTGTACGACGCGTGCTAGACGTAGGCGAGGGCGAAGATGTCGAGGGTCGCGGCAACCGCCCAGTGCAGGATGGCGCCGGGGATGAAGCTGCGGTTCCGCAGGGCGATGATACCGAGCACGATGCCGGCGACGATGGAACCGATGGCCTCCGGTCCCGGCTTGCCCGCGTGCATCACCGCAAACGGGATGGTCTGAATCGCGATGGCCGCCGTCGCGCCGACGCGGCGCTCGAATCCGAACAGCAGGTAACCTCGGCAAAGGAACTCCCACGCGAACATGCCGATGGCCCGGATGCCGAGGCCGAGGAGCAGGCTGCGGAAGCCAAGCCGTTCGAAGGCGAAGTAGGGATAGGCGCGCTGAAAGCCGGTCTGCCGTGACGCCAGGTAGACGAGCGGCAGCATGATCAGGTAGAGGAGACCTACGTCACGCAGCCAGACTCCCGGCTGCCTGAGACGGAAGCCCGCCTTGGCGGGAGTCATCCGCAGCAGGATGAGCGACAACAGCGGCAGGGCCAGGTAGACTACGCTGCGCCAGAGCACGGTGACCGCGCCGGGCCATCCCGGGCCGTAGACGGACACCCGCGGTCGGAAGTAGTGCGGAATCAGCGCGGCAAGCGCGAAAACGGCAGCTACGAACAGCAGATCGGGTCCGGCCGCGACATTCCTCCGAAGGTCGCTCCAGAGACCGCGGAGGTAGGCCATTACTCCTAGGAAAGGACGCAGGGCAGAGGACGGACGAGAGAGTGAGGAGAGGGCGCGCTGTTGCGCGGGGTCGACGATCCGCAATCGGCCATGCGTGAAGATACGCGGGGGCGGTCCGGCGGTCAAGTCGGGCGAAGCACCCGAAGAGCCGGAGCAGCAGTTCACCGCCAAGAGAGAAAGAGGACGCGGACGTCCGGCGTCCCCCGCGTCTGTGCCGATTGCCGTCGCTTCTTCCTGAGCCTGGGTGATTCCTTCATAGGCTTCCGGACGGATTGACAAAACGGGCGCCTGGCATATGCTTCAGTCATGAATACTCGCTGGGCGGTTCCGATCGCCTGTCTGCTGGCGATGGCCGGGTGCGCGCAGAACCACTCGCCGCTGATCCCTTCTCTTCTGACCCCGACGATGGCGCAACGTGGCGATTCGATCTGGGCGCGGGTGTCATCGTACGACAAGGACGCCGATTCGCTCTACCTCTTCATCGACTGGGGTGACGGAAACGTGTCCGGCTGGGTCGGACCGGTTCCGTACGCGACCGACTACGAGTTCTTCCACGCCTACGGCGATACCGGGGTTTTCGGTGTTCTCGCCAAGGCGAAGGACCAGACCCACGAAACGGGGTGGTCCGATACGTCCTTCATCGCCGTCGGCGAGTACGGTCCCTTTGTTCCGCATCGACCGTCCGGACCCAATCCGGTCACGGTCGGAGATACGGTCACCTATGTTACCGCCGCGGGTCATCCGCTCCGGCGCAAGGTTTCGCTGCAGTTCGACTGGGGCGACACGCTCGGCGACTGGAGCGATTTCATCTCCGCCGACCAGTTCTACTATGCGCGGCACGCCTTCACGCAAGCCGGGCAGAAGTTCGTGCGGGCGCGGGCCCGCGATCTCCTCGACCACGTCTCGGACTGGTCCAAGCCAGAGTCGGTGCTGGTGATCGTACCTCTCCGGCCCCGGTAGTTGGACGCAGCTGCGTGGGCTTTACAGCCTGGGGGCGATTGCTACAATTTCGACCATAGTATTCCCGGAGGCACCATGAAGAAATCCCTGTTGTTCTGTCTGATTGGGCTGGCGCTCGCGCCGGCATCGGCCGCGAATCTGCTTGACGTTGTCGAGATGAAGGTCAGAGTCTACGCGACGCCGGAGCAGGTCACGCGCATCGCGTCCGATGTACTCGAATTCTACGCAGTCGGCGAGGGCTGGTTCGTCGGTGCGGTGACGCAGCCGACATACGAGGAACTCGTGCGTGAGGGGTTCGATATCGAAGTCCTGGTGCCGGACGTGAGGGCGGCGGCCATGCAGGATGTCGCCGTTTTCCACACCTATGCCCAACTCCGCGATACCTGGGCGATCATCGCCCAGAACCACCCGAGCATCTGCCGGCTCGACACCATCGGCCACTCGTACAACGGCAACCTGATTCTGGCGATGAAGATCTCGGACAACGTCGATGCCATGGAAGGGGAGCCCCGTATCTGCTTCGACTTTTCGATCCACGGCAACGAGAACAACGGCTGCGAAATCGCGCACTACTCGCTTATCCAGATTGTCGAACGCTACAACGTTGATCCGGACATCACCCGCTGGGTGAACGAGCGGGAGATCTGGCTGGTGCCGATGGATAACCCGGATGGTCTCATCGCGCGCACCCGCTCCAACGGAAACGGCGTGGACTGCAACCGCAACTACGGCCTCTCCTGGGGATTCGGCTCCAACGGCGGCTCCGGCCCCTTCTCCGAGCCGGAGACTCAGTGCTTCTACTTCCTGGCCGAAGAGCACCCGATGGCGGCCTGGTCTCAGTATCACTCCGGGGTTGAAGTCGTGATGTGGTGTTGGGGCTACACGACCAGAGCGGCGATGGACTCAATCGTCACGGCCTACGAGATGACGCGCTACGGTCAGATCTGCAACTACCCGGCCGGCCAGATTTCCCGGATACTCTACACGGTCACCGGCGGGTCGGTCGACTGGTACCAGGGCGCGCGGGGTGCGTTGGGCTACGTACCGGAGGTGTGCGACGGGCAGCCCAGTCCGCCTTCGGAGATAGATACCATCAACCGCAAGAACTGGACTGCGATGAAGGAGCAGATTGAGCGGGTGATGTGGGGTATCAGGGGCCGCGTGCTCGATTCGGTTTCGGGTCAGCCGGTAGACGCCCGCGTCAAGGTCAACCCGCCCAACTGGTTTGCCTACACCGACTCGATGGGCTACTTCCACCGGAACGCCCACGCCGGCACGTACACGGTTACGGTCGAGGCCAATGGTTATCGGACCAAGACGTTCAGCGGCGTGGTGGTCCCCACCGACACGTTCACGGTCGTCAATGTGTTGCTTGCGCCCGATACCGCGGCGGGCGCGCGTGCCTTCAAGGTCATCACCACCTACATGAACGAGAGCCCGGCCAACTCCAATCCGACCTTCCCCAGCTACGCGCTGGGCGCGTCCGACGGTATCCGCTACTCAATCGGCAACGACGGGTACGCGAGTTTCGACATGGGAGCAAAGACCCCGATCGTGAACGGTTCGGGGTCGGATTTCACCGTCGTCGAAGGTGACACCAGCCCGGAGGCCTGCAGCGTGTTCGTGTCCAACGACTGGAACGGACCGTGGCACTACGTCGGAATCGGGACCGGCACGCAGGGATACGACATCTCGGTTGCGGGCATGGGCTCGGCCAGGTTCGTGCGGATCGTGGACGATGGCAACGGCGGGTCCGGCGGCTACGCCGGATTCGACCTGGACGCGATTGAAGCGGTCGTGGTCAACGCGCCGGCACTCGGCTACCAGGGACAGACCATCATCGACTCGCCGCCGGGCGGCAACGGTGACGGCAAGCTGGACCCGGGCGAGAATGCTGATCTCGTGATCGCGCTGAAGAACTCGGGGAGGCTCGGCGTTGACAGCCTGTCCGCCGTGCTGAGAACGACCGACGCGTACGTTTCGGTCTCGGACTCGACCGGGCACTACGGTACGGTTCCACCGGACTCGACCCGGAACAACAACGGGGACCGGTTCCACGTCGCGGCCGCCGCAAACACGCCGATGGAACACGTCGCGCTGGTGCGCATGTACCTGACCGGCGAGGGCTACTCGGACAGCGTTCTGTTCACCGTCAGGGTAGGGGAGATACTCGCGACCGATCCCATCCCGGACGGGCCCCGCACTCCGGCTTTGTACTGGGCGTACGACGACATCGACACGCTCTATCCGCCACACCAGCCATACGAGTGGGTGGAGGTCAACGCCACCGGGACGCGGCTTACCTTCGCGGACAACGACGACGTTGTGGCCATCACCATCCCGCCCGGGTTCGGGCCGCTGAAGTTCTACGGTCAGACCTACACCCAGTTGTCGATCTCGGCCGACGGCTGGGTTGCCTGCGGCAACTACACGACCTCCAACTACGAGAACACCGACCTGCCCAGCACATCAGCCCCGCGGGCGACGGTTTTCGCCAACTGGGATGACCTCTACCCGGTATCAGGCGGCGGCGGAGCCGGCTACGTCTACTGGCATCACGATACCGCCGGTCATCGTCTGGTAGTCGAGTACGATAGCGTCGCGTACTACGGCGGCACCAACCGCGACAAGTTCGAAGTAGTCTACTACGACACTACCGTCACCACGCCCTCGGGTGACAACGTCATCCTTGTCCAGTACATGACCGCAGTCGGGTTCAACAGCTCAACCGTCGGCATCCAGGACCCGACTCGCGCCATCGGGATACAAGACCTCTACAACGGTACCCTTACCCACGGCGCCGCGCCGATTGCGGCAGGCCGGGCAATCAAGTACACGACTGATCCGCCGACCGGCATCATCGAGCAGGTGTCCGGCATGCATCCGGGCACTCGGCTGACCCTGATGAGCGTCGGCAACCCGAGCCGAGGCCGAGTGGCGTTCTCCTACGCCCTGCCGGCTGCCGGCATGGCGACGCTGTCGGTCTACGACGGCGCGGGACGGCTGGTGAAACAGCTGGCGGGCGGTCCACTCATGGCGGGTGCGTACCGCGCGATCTGGGACGGCACCGACGCCCACGGCAGCAAGGTCGTGGCCGGCGTGTACCTCGTGCGGCTGGTGGCTGGGGAGAAGTCGGTGGTCACCAAAGCCGCGGTGGTGAGGTGAGGCGTGAAGGCTAGCCGAGGTCAGAAGGCAGAAGTCAGAAGGCAGAAGGCAAGAGTTCCGGACAGGTCCAAAGTCCGCGTCCCCTCATTCGTCGTTCGTCGTTCGGCGTTCGGCGTTGCCCCCCGCAAGTCCTGGGACCACTACTTCATGGACATCGCGCAACTCGTGAGCGAACGCTCTACCTGTCTGCGGCGCAAGGTCGGTGCGGTACTGGTGCGTGATCGCAGGATCCTCTGCACCGGGTACAACGGCGCGGCTCGCGGCCTGCCGCACTGCGACGAGGTCGGGTGCCTGAGGGAAAAGATGCACATCCCGTCGGGGGAGAGGATTGAGATTTGCCGGGGAATCCATGCCGAACAGAACGCGCTGGTCCAGGCCGCGGCCTTCGGCATCAACGTCGGCGGGGCCACGCTCTACTGCACGCACGAACCGTGCATCACCTGCGCCAAGATGCTTCTGAACGCGGGAATCCGCGAGTTCGTGGTCGAGCATCCGTACCCGGACGAACTCGGCCGCCAGATGCTGGCCCAGGCCCGCGTCAAAGTCCGCAAACCGGTCTAGCCGCTGGGCATAGGAGACGACGGCAGGACCGACGTCTCAATCCACAATCGGCAGTCCGAAATGCCCTGATTCCCGGCCGGGCCTGCTGGTGAGACTGAACGGGGAATAGACCGGCAGGCAAGTCGGTAGACTGACCTGCAGGCAACCTCGACTGCTGTCTTGACGGCAGTCTGGGTTGCAGGCGGCCGGACTCACTGGTGAAGAACCCGTAGAACGAACCGGCGGACTGCATCCGCTGTTGCTCGGCATACAAGCTCCCGAACTCCCGGTCAGGCTGCACCTGGGACTAGGGACGAAGGACTCTCAGGGACTATGTCCGAGACTGTGTCCGAGACAACCTTCCTGTCTACTGTCTGCTGAGTCCTGTACACTATCCCCAGGGTGGGGGAGTCATTTTGCCCCGACCCGGCCTAACGCCGCAGGCCTCAGGCACATAGGCCGCAAGACCGCCTTGCGGTTCACTATGCAGCGTTGTAGAATCCGTTCTCGACTGAGTTCTCCGACTGCTCGACGTGTACCTCTCATTCTCTCGCCTAGAGCCGTTGCAGTCCCGCGTCTCAGCTCTGACATTCTCCATCTCCCATCCAGCGTTCGCGGCCTCGCCCTCCCTTCTGCAATCTGATTTCTGGTCTCTGCCTTCTGACCTCGGCTGATGGTGGGATCCTGCCGGACAGCACCCCTCAGTACGGTAGGTTCAGCGTGGCGCGGCATGCCCGTCCCGAACCGTGCTTCCGTACCGCTGTCTGAGGGAGGG
This genomic window from candidate division WOR-3 bacterium contains:
- a CDS encoding carboxypeptidase-like regulatory domain-containing protein: MKYLVCVLLCAAAAFGSPDVLARVRDGETKLPLVGATVMSEGSDIMAVTDSSGQCLVVAAPRRGGALVASRQGYLDQALTGAWLAKPGQDTVVIDFLLCPKRPVEVGRVAASADSSVATTSAGAAAESPAAAESKRSDGGFGGAGSAAGQLATEARRTEGVEESRSPAGTASVEGTVSDAETGLPVPAARIAVEGTEMEAVSDSEGRYVLEYVSAGRHKLLVTCSGYANAYTVLRFVKDWVVTANLYLRKTASKPTSAK
- a CDS encoding CPBP family intramembrane metalloprotease; this translates as MAYLRGLWSDLRRNVAAGPDLLFVAAVFALAALIPHYFRPRVSVYGPGWPGAVTVLWRSVVYLALPLLSLILLRMTPAKAGFRLRQPGVWLRDVGLLYLIMLPLVYLASRQTGFQRAYPYFAFERLGFRSLLLGLGIRAIGMFAWEFLCRGYLLFGFERRVGATAAIAIQTIPFAVMHAGKPGPEAIGSIVAGIVLGIIALRNRSFIPGAILHWAVAATLDIFALAYV
- a CDS encoding dCMP deaminase family protein; amino-acid sequence: MDIAQLVSERSTCLRRKVGAVLVRDRRILCTGYNGAARGLPHCDEVGCLREKMHIPSGERIEICRGIHAEQNALVQAAAFGINVGGATLYCTHEPCITCAKMLLNAGIREFVVEHPYPDELGRQMLAQARVKVRKPV